The following are from one region of the Stigmatella ashevillena genome:
- a CDS encoding serine/threonine-protein kinase — MSQAKPVETDGSRPETAASEAGPASRSVDSSGIGDAPTLRASSSLRPAAPFPGHGLPVVDPAHYALEGELAHGGIGRILRARDLRLGRPVALKQMLSPSPEAESRFVTEALVTARLEHPAIVPVHEVGRWPDGELFYSMKLVSGRSLADVVAECETLKERLALLPHVLAVAEAMAYAHSERIIHRDLKPANILVGEFGETVIIDWGLAKDLSRPAQAVSPDISMSGGGSLDGGLTRVGTVMGTPAYMPPEQAAGQPVDERADVYALGAILYHLLAGSRPYEGDTSDQVLARVMKGPPQPLASLQVSIPRDLLAIVTKAMARRPEDRYATAREMAEDLRRFQTGQIVGAYEYSRVELLRRFVQRYRAVVMVTAVALLLLAALGTESFLEIISQRDAARAARQQAQELSDNLLLTKARDTVEEAPNDALESLRGISPGFKQWPAARMIAADAQAHGFATVLRGHTQHINDIAFTADGRYLISASDDHTLRVWDAQLGKSHRILRNDTGTDTDADDVWRIRMLPGGQEFISSGKDGVLRQWDATTGKGRIFASLSGPVSAITVGCQGQCLLAATQTDDVLHRWDVATGHEQTFHTGVQGIEELVASPLGSWVFVRGYRDAPSALGDVKKGSFQVLKQARPTVGGFSADGRLFTVDIHGELHAWRPGVPEGQLIARDLGIGTSLAFVPGTPWVVIGTQEGVIRLRNAATGQTRELRQHEGLVNSLDVTSDGRYLASASADRTSVLWELETGALRVLRRARQQAHLVQFSPDDRQLAVASFNGQVRLFSMETKLHRVLSAGAAPQVSLELSSDGRRMASLSPQGDLRLLDATSGKALLAAPGFVPDAMGFSPDGQWLAVGGLDGRVHVFAAVTGSAQPVLVGHGARVTSVIFSGNGHRLATADEKGDVWLWEPSLGKGYRLGSQEVKVWQLAFSPGGGHLASAGDDGTVRVWDVATGAFRTLSGHKGAVRTVAFSPKPLKGDVLVSGGMDHLVIFWELESGQHHPHPTSGGGVLELRYSPLGDVVASRDQKDGRVRLWDGRTGAPHPIPVLNHQADVLGFSFSPDGTRLASASLDKTVRLWDLATGESRALRGHTRPVEAVAFFPEGTTLASTGQDGSIRLWPDGLPLEPERLRAWLKSFTIDEPPPTNSWD; from the coding sequence ATGAGCCAAGCCAAGCCTGTCGAGACGGATGGCTCCCGTCCGGAAACGGCCGCGTCCGAGGCGGGTCCTGCCTCCCGGTCCGTGGACTCCTCGGGCATTGGCGATGCGCCCACGCTGCGAGCGTCCTCTTCCTTGCGACCGGCGGCTCCCTTTCCTGGGCACGGGTTGCCCGTGGTGGATCCGGCGCACTACGCCCTCGAGGGCGAACTCGCGCACGGTGGCATTGGCCGCATCCTCCGGGCCCGGGACCTGCGGCTGGGCCGGCCCGTGGCCCTCAAGCAGATGCTCTCCCCCTCGCCGGAGGCCGAGTCCCGGTTCGTGACCGAGGCGCTCGTCACCGCGCGTCTGGAACACCCTGCGATCGTGCCCGTGCATGAGGTGGGACGCTGGCCGGACGGCGAGCTGTTCTACTCGATGAAGCTCGTCTCGGGCCGGTCGCTGGCGGACGTCGTCGCCGAGTGCGAGACCTTGAAAGAGCGGCTGGCCCTGCTGCCCCACGTGTTGGCGGTGGCGGAGGCCATGGCCTACGCGCACTCCGAGCGCATCATCCACCGCGACCTCAAGCCGGCCAACATCCTGGTGGGCGAGTTCGGCGAGACGGTCATCATCGACTGGGGCCTGGCCAAGGATCTGTCGCGCCCGGCGCAGGCGGTGTCCCCAGATATCTCCATGTCCGGGGGAGGCTCCCTGGATGGAGGGCTGACCCGGGTGGGCACGGTGATGGGAACGCCCGCGTACATGCCTCCCGAGCAGGCCGCAGGCCAGCCCGTGGACGAGCGTGCCGACGTCTACGCGTTGGGGGCCATCCTCTATCACCTGCTCGCGGGCTCCCGTCCCTATGAGGGGGACACCTCGGATCAGGTGTTGGCGAGGGTCATGAAGGGTCCGCCGCAACCACTGGCCAGTCTCCAGGTCTCCATCCCGAGGGACTTGCTGGCCATCGTGACCAAGGCGATGGCGCGCCGGCCCGAGGACCGCTACGCCACCGCGCGCGAGATGGCGGAGGATCTGCGGCGCTTTCAGACGGGACAGATCGTCGGTGCCTACGAGTACTCACGGGTGGAGCTGTTGCGCCGCTTCGTGCAGCGCTACCGGGCCGTGGTCATGGTCACGGCGGTGGCGCTGTTGCTGCTCGCCGCCTTGGGTACGGAGAGCTTCCTCGAGATCATTTCCCAGCGCGATGCCGCGCGGGCGGCCCGGCAGCAGGCACAGGAACTCTCTGACAATCTCCTGCTGACGAAGGCGCGCGACACGGTCGAGGAAGCGCCCAATGATGCCCTCGAATCGCTGCGGGGCATCTCACCGGGTTTCAAGCAGTGGCCGGCGGCTCGGATGATTGCCGCGGATGCCCAGGCCCATGGTTTCGCCACGGTGCTTCGTGGCCATACCCAGCACATCAACGACATCGCCTTCACGGCCGACGGCAGGTATCTCATCTCCGCCAGCGACGATCACACATTGCGTGTCTGGGATGCGCAGCTGGGCAAGAGCCACCGGATTCTGCGCAATGACACCGGTACCGACACCGACGCCGATGATGTGTGGCGCATCCGGATGCTTCCAGGGGGCCAGGAGTTCATCTCCAGTGGCAAGGATGGTGTTCTGCGCCAGTGGGACGCCACCACGGGCAAGGGCAGGATCTTCGCGTCCCTCTCGGGGCCCGTGTCGGCAATCACCGTGGGCTGTCAGGGCCAGTGTCTGCTCGCCGCAACCCAGACGGATGACGTGCTCCATCGTTGGGATGTGGCCACGGGCCATGAGCAGACCTTCCACACGGGCGTCCAGGGCATCGAGGAACTGGTGGCATCGCCGCTCGGCTCCTGGGTGTTCGTGCGAGGCTACCGCGATGCTCCCTCTGCACTGGGAGACGTGAAGAAAGGTTCCTTCCAGGTGTTGAAGCAGGCCCGGCCTACCGTGGGAGGGTTCTCCGCGGACGGCCGCCTCTTCACGGTGGACATACACGGAGAACTTCACGCCTGGAGGCCCGGAGTCCCCGAGGGGCAGTTGATCGCGCGAGACCTGGGCATCGGCACGTCGCTCGCCTTCGTGCCGGGAACCCCGTGGGTGGTGATTGGCACCCAGGAGGGAGTGATCCGGTTGCGGAACGCCGCCACGGGCCAGACGCGGGAGTTGCGCCAGCACGAAGGGCTCGTCAACAGCCTGGATGTCACCTCGGATGGCCGTTACCTCGCCTCGGCCAGTGCCGACCGGACATCCGTGCTCTGGGAACTCGAGACTGGAGCGCTTCGCGTGCTGCGGCGGGCCCGGCAACAGGCCCACCTTGTCCAATTCTCTCCCGATGACCGGCAACTGGCTGTGGCCAGCTTCAATGGACAAGTGCGCCTTTTCTCCATGGAGACGAAGCTTCACCGCGTGCTCTCGGCGGGCGCTGCCCCTCAGGTTTCGCTGGAGCTTTCCTCCGATGGCCGACGGATGGCGTCGCTGTCCCCCCAAGGGGATTTGCGGCTGCTCGATGCCACCTCGGGAAAAGCCCTTCTGGCGGCGCCCGGCTTCGTCCCGGACGCGATGGGCTTCTCTCCAGATGGCCAGTGGCTGGCCGTGGGGGGGCTTGATGGACGGGTCCATGTGTTCGCGGCCGTCACGGGCAGCGCGCAGCCTGTCCTGGTGGGACATGGAGCCCGGGTGACGTCCGTCATCTTCTCGGGGAATGGCCATCGACTCGCCACGGCGGATGAGAAGGGGGACGTGTGGCTGTGGGAGCCTTCCTTGGGAAAGGGGTACCGGCTCGGCTCACAAGAGGTGAAGGTGTGGCAGCTGGCGTTCTCGCCCGGCGGCGGACATCTCGCCTCCGCGGGCGATGACGGCACGGTGCGTGTGTGGGACGTGGCCACGGGAGCGTTCCGCACGCTGTCCGGGCACAAGGGCGCCGTGCGGACCGTGGCGTTCTCTCCGAAGCCCTTGAAAGGCGATGTCCTCGTCTCGGGAGGAATGGACCACCTCGTGATCTTCTGGGAATTGGAGAGCGGCCAGCACCACCCCCACCCCACAAGCGGCGGGGGCGTCCTGGAACTGCGCTACTCGCCCCTGGGCGATGTGGTGGCGAGCCGCGACCAGAAGGATGGCCGTGTGCGGCTCTGGGATGGACGGACGGGAGCACCGCATCCCATTCCCGTGCTCAACCATCAGGCCGATGTCTTGGGCTTCTCCTTCTCGCCCGATGGGACACGGTTGGCCTCGGCGAGCCTCGACAAAACAGTGCGGCTCTGGGACCTGGCCACTGGGGAGAGCCGTGCGCTGAGAGGCCACACCAGGCCGGTGGAGGCGGTGGCCTTCTTCCCGGAGGGAACGACCCTCGCCTCGACCGGGCAGGATGGCAGCATCCGGCTCTGGCCGGATGGCCTGCCCTTGGAGCCGGAGCGCCTGCGTGCCTGGTTGAAGTCTTTCACCATCGACGAACCGCCGCCCACGAACTCCTGGGATTAG
- a CDS encoding amidase, translated as MQTQPTELLAHELSQLIHQRQISCREVMQAFLKRIAAVNPTFNAIVSLQDPDGLLRQADERDAQLSRGESMGWMHGIPQAIKDLSATRGIRTTMGSPLMSANVPSRDCVMVERMKGAGALIIGKTNTPEFGLGSQTYNTVFGITRNAWNAALCAGGSSGGSAVALAQRMLPVADGSDMMGSLRNPAAYNNVFGFRPSQGRVPYAPAQDLYVAQLGIEGPMGRSVRDVALLLGTQAGWDARAPLSIGQDGSAFDKPLDPNVAGQRIAWLGDLRGYLAMEPGILELCEQGLRRLETLGCAVEPIPLGFSPEKVWDTWLVWRSWLVAGNLSPFHADPSLWARLKPEAQWEAQKGMNLSGSEVYAASVARSAFYQHLLTLFEHHDFLALPTAQVWPFDANIHWPKSVNGRPMDTYHRWMEVSIYATLGGLPAMNVPVGFNAQGLPMGVQLIGRPQADLEVLRLAAAYEQTLGELLARRPAEVSAPPAPSSKR; from the coding sequence ATGCAAACCCAGCCGACCGAACTCTTGGCCCACGAGCTTTCCCAGCTGATCCATCAACGGCAGATCTCCTGCCGTGAAGTGATGCAAGCCTTTCTGAAGCGGATCGCCGCGGTCAACCCAACCTTCAACGCCATTGTCAGCCTCCAGGACCCAGACGGCCTCTTGCGGCAAGCGGACGAGCGGGATGCCCAGCTCTCACGCGGCGAGTCCATGGGCTGGATGCATGGCATTCCGCAAGCCATCAAGGACCTCAGCGCCACCCGGGGAATCCGCACCACGATGGGCTCGCCCCTAATGAGCGCGAATGTCCCCTCTCGCGATTGCGTCATGGTGGAGCGGATGAAGGGCGCGGGTGCCCTCATCATCGGCAAGACCAATACGCCCGAATTTGGGCTTGGCTCGCAAACCTACAACACGGTCTTCGGCATCACCCGGAACGCCTGGAATGCCGCGCTCTGCGCGGGAGGCTCCAGCGGAGGCTCCGCGGTGGCCCTCGCGCAGCGCATGCTCCCGGTGGCCGACGGCAGCGACATGATGGGGTCGCTGCGCAATCCCGCCGCCTATAACAATGTCTTTGGATTTCGGCCCTCCCAGGGACGCGTCCCCTACGCTCCGGCGCAGGATCTCTATGTCGCCCAGTTGGGAATCGAGGGGCCCATGGGGCGCAGCGTGCGCGACGTGGCACTCCTGCTGGGAACCCAGGCAGGGTGGGACGCGCGCGCCCCGCTCTCCATCGGCCAGGACGGCTCCGCTTTCGACAAGCCCCTCGACCCGAACGTGGCAGGTCAACGCATTGCATGGCTGGGAGACCTTCGGGGATACCTCGCCATGGAGCCAGGCATCCTCGAGCTCTGTGAGCAGGGATTGAGGAGACTGGAGACCCTGGGCTGCGCCGTCGAGCCCATCCCCCTGGGGTTTTCTCCGGAGAAGGTCTGGGACACCTGGCTGGTCTGGAGAAGCTGGCTGGTGGCAGGCAACCTGTCCCCCTTTCACGCGGATCCCAGCCTGTGGGCACGGCTGAAACCAGAAGCGCAGTGGGAGGCCCAGAAGGGAATGAACCTGTCTGGGAGCGAAGTCTATGCCGCCAGCGTGGCCCGAAGCGCCTTCTACCAGCACCTCCTCACGCTCTTCGAGCACCATGACTTCCTGGCGCTCCCCACCGCCCAGGTATGGCCCTTCGATGCCAACATCCATTGGCCGAAGTCCGTGAATGGCCGGCCCATGGACACCTACCACCGGTGGATGGAGGTCTCCATCTACGCCACGCTGGGGGGACTGCCTGCGATGAACGTACCGGTGGGCTTCAATGCGCAGGGTCTCCCCATGGGTGTGCAATTGATTGGCCGACCCCAGGCAGATCTGGAGGTGCTGAGGCTCGCGGCGGCGTATGAGCAGACCCTCGGTGAGCTGCTGGCACGCCGCCCGGCAGAGGTCTCGGCCCCACCGGCTCCGTCCAGCAAACGCTAA
- a CDS encoding sigma-54-dependent Fis family transcriptional regulator yields the protein MLKLIEPGPHVWERFVSGAVETEECAHSIFHRWSRAVALGAKADGPAHSAGVTDAELRSRRESLTDRCVDAVQLVSRLVTETSAAEFRAVLTDAEGVVVIAGGGIGASLRMAYTSQLVEGACWAESTRGTNAIGTAIAEGEPVTVVGRAHLEERNHGLVCYAAPIRDPFGDLVAVLDVSGAVAQANPLLEALVLASAHAAEQSLRLRYYEQMLVGGSRSLEARLAGSASLLVEAPGVIRQVSADAAAKLGHAPSAIMGRSVEDILSLSWNALVEVALSNRACRLSGMRLHPVPHFDMRGRPLALAVFIERDAPRARAAGPLPDSFDALIGSDPALQDAKQRAARVARSPLPVLLLAETGTGKELLARAIHEASGNASGPFLALNCGAMPAGLLESELFGYAPGAFTGALAAGSKGKLGAADGGTLFLDEIGEMPEPLQALLLRVLDDGHYFRLGETRPRESRFRLISATCRDLPAMVEAGKFRRDLYYRIRGAGVSLPPLRQRTDKIELARALVEKLSREQGCAAPPMTPGTERLIEAHPWPGNVRELKSALAHALVLAGEGEPLAPEHLPDDVPAPSSTAAVSEGGSRKAAEARALKDAMAAANGNLSEAARRLGVARSTLYRMLGRHGLS from the coding sequence ATGCTCAAGCTGATCGAGCCAGGGCCACACGTCTGGGAGCGTTTTGTCTCGGGGGCCGTCGAAACGGAGGAGTGCGCCCATTCCATCTTCCACCGCTGGTCCCGTGCGGTGGCGCTGGGAGCCAAGGCGGACGGGCCCGCGCACTCCGCAGGGGTCACCGACGCCGAGCTCCGTTCCCGGCGCGAGTCCCTGACAGACCGGTGCGTCGATGCGGTCCAGCTCGTGTCGCGGCTCGTGACCGAGACGAGCGCCGCAGAGTTTCGCGCGGTCCTCACCGATGCCGAGGGCGTCGTGGTGATCGCCGGAGGCGGCATTGGCGCGTCGCTCCGCATGGCGTACACCTCCCAGTTGGTGGAAGGCGCCTGCTGGGCGGAGAGCACGCGCGGCACGAACGCCATTGGCACCGCGATCGCCGAGGGCGAGCCGGTGACGGTGGTCGGGCGCGCGCACCTCGAGGAGCGCAACCACGGCCTCGTCTGCTATGCGGCGCCCATCCGCGATCCGTTTGGCGACCTCGTCGCCGTGCTGGACGTGAGCGGCGCCGTCGCTCAGGCCAATCCCCTGCTCGAGGCGCTCGTGCTTGCGTCCGCGCATGCCGCCGAGCAGTCCCTCCGGCTGCGATACTATGAGCAGATGCTCGTGGGGGGCAGCCGGAGTCTCGAAGCCCGGCTCGCCGGCTCCGCCTCCCTCCTGGTCGAGGCGCCCGGGGTGATCCGCCAGGTAAGCGCGGATGCGGCGGCGAAGCTCGGCCATGCGCCCTCTGCCATAATGGGGCGGTCCGTCGAGGACATCCTCTCGCTGTCCTGGAATGCGCTCGTGGAGGTGGCGCTGAGCAACAGGGCGTGCCGTCTGTCTGGCATGCGCCTTCACCCCGTGCCGCACTTCGACATGCGCGGGCGTCCCCTGGCGCTCGCCGTCTTCATCGAGCGGGATGCGCCCCGAGCGCGCGCGGCAGGCCCCCTGCCGGACTCGTTCGACGCGCTCATCGGGAGCGATCCGGCGCTCCAGGACGCGAAGCAGCGGGCAGCCCGGGTGGCCCGGAGTCCGCTGCCGGTCCTGCTCCTTGCCGAGACGGGTACCGGCAAGGAATTGCTCGCACGCGCCATCCACGAGGCGAGTGGCAACGCCTCCGGCCCCTTCCTCGCGCTCAATTGCGGCGCCATGCCCGCGGGTCTGCTCGAGTCCGAGCTGTTCGGATACGCACCAGGCGCCTTCACCGGTGCGCTCGCCGCCGGAAGCAAGGGCAAGCTGGGCGCGGCCGATGGTGGAACGCTGTTCCTGGACGAGATCGGCGAGATGCCCGAGCCGCTTCAGGCGCTCCTGCTCCGGGTACTGGATGATGGGCATTACTTCCGGCTCGGCGAGACAAGGCCGAGGGAGTCTCGGTTCCGGCTCATCAGCGCCACCTGCCGCGACCTCCCCGCGATGGTGGAGGCGGGAAAGTTCAGGCGCGATCTCTACTACCGGATTCGCGGCGCAGGGGTCTCCTTGCCTCCCCTTCGCCAGAGAACAGACAAGATCGAGCTGGCGCGCGCATTGGTGGAGAAGCTCTCCCGGGAACAAGGCTGCGCGGCGCCGCCGATGACGCCCGGGACCGAGCGGCTCATCGAGGCGCATCCCTGGCCGGGCAACGTGCGTGAATTGAAGTCCGCGCTGGCCCACGCCCTCGTGCTCGCGGGGGAAGGCGAGCCACTGGCCCCCGAACACCTGCCTGACGATGTCCCGGCGCCCTCCAGCACCGCGGCCGTGAGCGAGGGCGGCAGCAGGAAGGCCGCGGAGGCCCGCGCGCTGAAGGACGCCATGGCCGCCGCGAATGGGAACCTCAGCGAGGCTGCGCGGCGTCTCGGCGTCGCACGGAGCACGCTCTACCGGATGCTCGGCCGACACGGCCTCTCGTAA
- the adhP gene encoding alcohol dehydrogenase AdhP translates to MNKTMKAAVVREFGKPLRIEEVEVPRPGRGDILVKIQACGVCHTDLHAAEGDWPVKPNPPFIPGHEGVGYVVAVGEGVTHVKEGDRVGVPWLYAACGYCEHCLGGWETLCEQQKNTGYSINGGFAEYALAHADYVGHLPEGVGFAEIAPVLCAGVTVYKGLKVTDTRPGDWVVISGVGGLGHMAVQYARAMGLNVAAVDVDDGKLQLARRLGATVTVNALSTEPAAYLKKEIGGAHGVLVTAVSPKAFEQALGMVRRGGTVSLNGLPPGDFPLPIFGMVLNGITVRGSIVGTRLDLKEALAFAAQGKVKATVSTDTLENINEVFSRMHAGKIEGRVVLDFAT, encoded by the coding sequence ATGAACAAAACCATGAAGGCCGCTGTCGTGCGTGAGTTTGGCAAGCCGCTGCGAATCGAGGAGGTGGAAGTGCCGCGTCCCGGGCGTGGCGACATCCTGGTGAAGATCCAGGCCTGCGGCGTCTGCCATACCGATCTGCATGCCGCCGAGGGCGACTGGCCGGTCAAACCCAATCCGCCGTTCATTCCCGGCCATGAAGGCGTTGGTTACGTGGTGGCGGTCGGGGAAGGTGTCACCCACGTCAAGGAGGGCGACCGTGTCGGTGTTCCCTGGCTGTACGCCGCCTGCGGTTATTGCGAGCACTGTCTGGGCGGCTGGGAGACCCTGTGCGAGCAGCAAAAGAACACGGGCTACTCGATCAACGGAGGGTTCGCCGAATACGCGCTGGCCCATGCCGATTACGTCGGCCACCTGCCGGAGGGAGTCGGCTTCGCCGAGATCGCGCCCGTGCTGTGCGCTGGCGTGACCGTCTACAAGGGCCTGAAGGTCACCGATACCCGGCCTGGCGATTGGGTGGTGATCTCCGGGGTCGGCGGGCTGGGCCACATGGCGGTGCAATACGCCCGGGCCATGGGGCTGAATGTGGCCGCGGTGGACGTGGACGACGGCAAGTTGCAACTGGCCCGGCGGCTCGGCGCCACGGTGACCGTCAATGCCCTCTCGACCGAGCCTGCGGCCTACCTCAAGAAGGAGATCGGCGGGGCCCACGGGGTGCTGGTCACCGCGGTGTCTCCCAAGGCCTTCGAACAGGCGCTCGGCATGGTCCGCCGGGGGGGCACGGTGTCGCTCAACGGGCTGCCCCCGGGTGACTTTCCGCTGCCCATCTTCGGCATGGTGCTCAACGGCATCACCGTGCGCGGCTCGATCGTCGGTACCCGTCTGGACCTCAAGGAGGCCTTGGCCTTCGCCGCGCAGGGCAAGGTCAAGGCGACCGTGAGCACCGACACGCTGGAGAACATCAACGAGGTGTTCTCACGCATGCACGCGGGCAAGATCGAAGGCCGCGTGGTGCTGGATTTCGCCACCTGA
- a CDS encoding polysaccharide lyase — protein MNLKHIGVTVGASLFAVALVAEAAVIFHNTGTVSGWNSINREHNGTVTEVTNVTYGGSPTAIKVTQIYDPSYTGRYHSEVVKNNVYRRGDTGFYGFAFRLQADWQFQPQSYNIAQFIADFSNTGCDDYMPSSMIWLSGNQLFTRVKQGSICAQKTVTFGNLATVTAGDWHKVVIHAKWASDGTGFYKMWFDGNKVLEQYNLSTTVSDDRYFQFRVGLYANGWYDNKYMQGSQGNRSIWFDEIGAGTTFAEADPDQW, from the coding sequence ATGAACCTCAAACACATCGGCGTCACTGTCGGCGCCTCTCTGTTCGCGGTTGCCCTGGTTGCAGAGGCCGCCGTCATCTTCCACAACACGGGCACCGTGTCCGGCTGGAACTCCATCAACCGGGAGCACAACGGCACCGTCACGGAAGTGACGAACGTCACCTACGGCGGCAGCCCCACCGCCATCAAGGTGACGCAGATCTACGATCCCTCGTACACGGGCCGCTACCACTCGGAGGTCGTGAAGAACAACGTGTACCGCCGCGGCGATACCGGCTTCTACGGCTTCGCGTTCCGGCTGCAGGCCGACTGGCAGTTCCAGCCTCAGTCGTACAACATCGCCCAGTTCATCGCGGACTTCTCCAATACCGGCTGCGACGACTACATGCCGTCCAGCATGATCTGGCTGTCGGGCAACCAGCTCTTCACGCGCGTCAAGCAAGGCTCGATCTGCGCGCAGAAGACTGTCACGTTCGGCAACCTGGCCACCGTCACCGCGGGTGATTGGCACAAGGTCGTGATCCACGCGAAGTGGGCGAGCGACGGCACGGGCTTCTACAAGATGTGGTTTGACGGCAACAAGGTCCTCGAGCAGTACAACCTGAGCACCACCGTTTCCGACGACCGGTACTTCCAGTTCCGCGTCGGCCTCTATGCGAACGGCTGGTACGACAACAAGTACATGCAGGGCAGCCAGGGCAACCGCAGCATCTGGTTCGACGAGATTGGCGCGGGCACGACCTTCGCGGAAGCCGACCCCGATCAGTGGTAA
- a CDS encoding fibronectin type III domain-containing protein, whose protein sequence is MNKSLASTISAVAAAASLCALPLGAAEAATPISQANTTIFGPRVYVFDPTMAAGDINNVANTVFTQMESNQFGPERYALFFKPGSYNVTFNVGFYTHVAGLGQNPDDVNILGGVNVNAKWMPAANSTCNFWRTFENFAVTPSNGITRIAVSQAAPLRRLHVKGELDLFEFDENWNAGWASGGFLADSLVDGAIVPASQQQWFTRNSKMGSWSNAVWNMVFMGSVNTPSGTFPEPPYTVIDRTPIIREKPYLYTSSGQYYVFVPALQTNTQGVSWANGPTPGQSLPISQFYIARPETDTAATLNTALTQGKHLLFTPGIYRLNDTLRVNNANTILLGLGVPSLTPTVGKPVIAVADVPGVKLAGLILEAGPVNSPSILEVGPTGSSADHSANPTFLYDLTVRTGGSWVGRNDVGIKINSNHVVGDQLWLWRADHGEGAAWTTNPTKNGLVVNGRNVTMYGLFNEHHNEYQTLWNGNGGRVYFYQSEIPYDIPNQASWMNGSANGYASYKVANSVTSHEAWGVGVYSYFRDAPVKLENAIEVPNVTGVKIHHMTTIWLNGVAGSEITHVINGTGGRVYGSTPATAMRQTVSEFAGTGVGTPDTQAPTTPANLLATATSSSQINLSWSASSDNVGVSGYDVYRNGSAVGSSGTNSYSDTGLAASTAYSYTVKARDAAGNASAASNTATATTQAGGGSGTEFTYGAANVNSTQALLWFKPTGFTASYVIVHYSYSGIGQQNVTMTYNSSSARFETNVTGLSAGKVVTYSFTYNKNGAQYDSGTYTWTKP, encoded by the coding sequence ATGAACAAAAGTTTGGCCTCAACGATTTCCGCAGTGGCCGCCGCGGCGAGCCTCTGCGCGCTCCCGCTGGGGGCGGCCGAAGCGGCGACGCCGATTTCCCAGGCGAACACCACCATCTTCGGGCCCCGCGTCTACGTCTTCGATCCGACCATGGCGGCAGGTGACATCAACAATGTCGCCAACACCGTGTTCACGCAGATGGAGTCCAACCAGTTCGGCCCTGAGCGCTACGCCCTGTTCTTCAAGCCGGGCTCGTACAACGTCACCTTCAATGTCGGCTTCTACACCCACGTGGCCGGCCTGGGGCAGAACCCGGACGACGTGAACATCCTTGGCGGGGTGAACGTCAACGCCAAGTGGATGCCCGCCGCCAACTCGACCTGCAACTTCTGGCGGACGTTCGAGAACTTCGCCGTCACCCCCTCCAACGGCATCACGCGGATCGCCGTCTCCCAGGCCGCGCCCCTGCGGCGCCTGCACGTCAAGGGCGAGCTGGACTTGTTCGAGTTCGACGAGAACTGGAACGCCGGCTGGGCCAGCGGCGGATTTCTCGCGGACTCCCTCGTGGACGGGGCCATCGTTCCCGCCTCGCAGCAGCAATGGTTCACCCGCAACAGCAAGATGGGGAGCTGGTCCAACGCCGTGTGGAACATGGTGTTCATGGGCAGCGTCAACACCCCGTCGGGAACGTTCCCGGAGCCGCCCTACACCGTCATCGACAGGACGCCGATCATCCGCGAGAAGCCCTACCTCTACACCAGCAGTGGGCAGTACTACGTCTTCGTCCCGGCGCTCCAGACCAACACCCAGGGTGTCAGCTGGGCCAATGGCCCCACCCCGGGCCAGTCGCTGCCCATCTCCCAGTTCTACATTGCCCGCCCGGAGACGGACACCGCCGCGACCCTCAACACCGCGCTGACCCAGGGCAAGCACCTGCTGTTCACCCCGGGCATCTACCGGCTGAATGACACGCTTCGCGTCAACAACGCCAACACCATCCTCCTGGGGCTCGGCGTTCCCTCGCTGACCCCCACGGTGGGCAAGCCCGTCATCGCGGTCGCCGACGTGCCCGGCGTGAAGCTCGCGGGTCTGATCCTCGAGGCAGGCCCAGTCAACTCTCCCAGCATCCTGGAAGTCGGCCCCACGGGCAGCTCGGCCGACCACTCGGCCAACCCGACCTTCCTCTACGATCTGACCGTCCGGACCGGCGGCTCCTGGGTGGGCCGGAACGACGTCGGCATCAAGATCAACAGCAACCACGTCGTGGGCGATCAGCTCTGGCTGTGGCGCGCGGACCACGGTGAGGGCGCCGCTTGGACCACCAACCCCACGAAGAACGGCCTGGTCGTCAATGGACGCAACGTCACCATGTACGGCCTGTTCAACGAGCACCACAACGAGTACCAGACGCTGTGGAATGGCAACGGCGGCCGGGTGTACTTCTACCAGTCCGAGATTCCCTACGACATCCCCAACCAGGCCTCCTGGATGAATGGCTCGGCCAACGGGTATGCCTCGTACAAGGTGGCCAACTCGGTGACCAGCCACGAGGCCTGGGGCGTGGGCGTGTACTCCTACTTCCGCGATGCGCCCGTCAAGCTGGAGAACGCAATCGAGGTGCCCAACGTCACGGGCGTCAAGATCCACCACATGACCACCATCTGGTTGAACGGCGTGGCCGGCAGCGAAATCACCCACGTCATCAACGGAACCGGTGGCAGGGTCTACGGCAGCACCCCCGCCACGGCCATGCGTCAGACCGTCTCCGAGTTCGCGGGAACCGGTGTCGGTACGCCGGACACCCAGGCGCCGACCACGCCTGCGAACCTGCTCGCGACGGCCACCTCGAGCAGCCAGATCAACCTGAGCTGGAGCGCCTCCTCGGACAACGTGGGCGTGAGCGGCTACGACGTCTACCGCAACGGCTCGGCCGTGGGCTCCTCGGGCACGAACTCGTACAGCGACACGGGGCTGGCGGCCTCGACGGCCTACAGCTACACCGTCAAGGCACGGGATGCGGCGGGCAACGCCTCGGCGGCCAGCAACACCGCGACGGCCACCACGCAGGCAGGCGGCGGAAGCGGTACCGAGTTCACGTATGGCGCGGCCAACGTCAACTCCACCCAGGCGCTCCTGTGGTTCAAGCCCACTGGCTTCACCGCCAGCTACGTCATCGTGCACTACAGCTACTCGGGCATCGGACAGCAGAACGTCACCATGACGTACAACAGCTCCTCGGCCCGCTTCGAGACCAACGTGACCGGTCTGAGTGCCGGCAAGGTCGTCACGTACTCGTTCACCTACAACAAGAACGGCGCGCAGTACGACTCTGGGACCTACACCTGGACCAAGCCTTGA